The sequence atttcccattttttcctttttttacagCTGCTGTTTAAAAATTATACTTTCTTTGAACTATGTAGTGATCAGTGGGTTAGAGAAGGGTCTGGTGTGAAGAGAGTACCCAGgaatggggacaccctagcccctgtccgaGGGAACACCCTAGCCCCCATGATGAGACTGGGGGTTCAGCCTCCCAGGAATCCTGGTCCCAGCTGTGTCACAATTACacggactctgccacacaggagagtggaaggggagtccttgaggtcaggcaggcctctgggtaaagggagtggaaATGAGGATTCAGACTCTTTGGCTAGCCAATtccaccagggtagtgcagaagccaggaaagtttcccacaatagcaggaccattcccccgcttatagtggggaactgggacaaactgatgggttggattttagtgacgTGTAAAGAGATGTGTACCTTGTGAAATCTTCATATAAATGGTGAAAGTTGAAAGGTGTAACTTTGGGGAGCACACTTTCTGCGTAAGGTGAATGTAACACCACTGCACGAGACGGCTTCCCAGATACTGGAATCAGATAAATCCTTTTTTCTGCACTATTTTCTTATGaggtgtggaagtataacattgtataagtataacgttgtataaggggacatgctggatacattgtataagAGAGgacatgccaaaacatgttacaaagtatctgagggagcacacgtagggacagttagcttttgaatggagaagcaattaagatagagccagcgcgtctaagaagcaggcatcagaatggaaggtgtgaagggcaattagttaagttaactggaagctgttaaaggagattgttaagggtggcaggtaattgaagatacgtgactggtctcagggatctcgaagggtggtgactaaaatctttttcttcttttgtctgtaacttctctgtaacttgttctccaaaaaactgtataaattaaaagacacaggCCCCACTCGGGGGCCTCACTTCTAAATGTaatagcagagcagctttgctaataaaacagagtggtctgataaattgtgagtctgagtcaaactttgacaaggTTAGAGCTGTAAACCGGTCATTGTTTATTTGgctatttgaaaaatatttcctaaGAAATGAAATCttggtcaagcaattgactacACAATTGATCAACAACCAGTATGAATCACTCCTTCCTCTCACATTCAGTGATTACACACAATGAAGGCACCCACGGAAATCATTCTTCTGAGGAAAAATGCCGTTGAATTTTCAAGCCTTCAGCACTAAAGAAATTAGttgaaaattttagttttgtgtTTTATATTGTGCTCCAAAGAAAGATTCTGGAAATGGTAAATGCTGTTTCAAAACTGCGACAATCCAAAGACTCAAATCTATACGAAGCAGCAGGATTACTTCCCAAAGCCACTGAAAGTGTAGCTACACTTCAAAATGAGTTGAAAGAAGCCAAACATTTAGTAAGTAAATTGTCTGGAAAATGGGGCAGACAAATCAAGTCTGAAAAGAAGTGCGTGAtaaaggcaggagagcagctcaTTTTGTGGCAAACCAGGGAGCAGAGCAGACCTGCTACCGGCAGCTCTAGGGGAGATGATCGGAGGAAAGGCAGTCTCCCCATGAACAACTGCTCAAAGGTctctccctgagggaagggaggtgcTGCAGGGACAGCCTGAAAGGAAATCATTCATCTCTTCTGTGAAAGCTGGGCTTGATTGATCCCCTTTATTTGTTGTTTGGACTATCCCAGCAGGGAGAGTCCTTGGACTGAGCTGTCCCTGGGTGGTTCGGCCATACCACAGAAAGAGGCAGTTGCTTCCCAAGAGAGTAGGAGAATGGTCTTGCTACACGCAACCACCAGAAAGTGCCTTGGGGTGAGCAGACACCCTTCAGGCTGCCTTACCCCAGAAGGAGGCCTTGGGACATTCGTAGGGcggtggtaggaagtggcccagggagggccACCTTACATAGGTGGGGGGTAGAATAGGCCAGTGGAGGCTAAACCTCCCCAGCCATGCAGCCCCTGACCCGCCGCCTTTGAGAGTGCGGACACCTGGGCCATGGTGACCCCACCTGTGCTCTGCCCAAAGCACTCTTCTGCTTTTCTCCCATGGCTCTGCCCAGGCTCCACCTCTTTCTGTCCATGCTCCACCCTCCACTGAGGCCCCTCCCACCTGCTGCTTCTCTCTGAGTGCCTCCCATTCTCCTCCGAGAGACCCTGCCACCCACTGagtctctccccttctcccacccttgTGGCCCTGCACCCAACACTCACTGACTCTCCTTCTCCATGGAACCATGCTTGCCGCTTGCTGCGTCCATCCTCTCCtcaacctgtcaaggttccttccccactctgaactctagggtacagatgtggggacccgcatgaaaacctcctaagcttacttttaccagcttaggtttaaaCTTCCCcaaaggtacaaattattttaccctttgccctcgaatttccactgccaccatcaaAATTTATCTGGGTTCctcgtctttcctcccaaaatcctcccaacccttgcaccccacttcctgggaaaggtttggtaaaaatcctcaccaatttgcataggtgaccacagacccaaacccttggatctgagaacaaggaaaaagtattcagtttttttacaagaagacttttaatacaagtaaaggaatcacctctgtaaaatcaggatgtgaataccttacagggtaattacattcaatacatagagaatccctctaggcaaaaccttaggttacaaaaaagTTACACAggcaggaatagtcattctattcagcagagttcttttctcagccatttaaagaaatcataatctaacacttacctagctagattacttactaagttctaagactccattcctgttctgaagcagcatgcagacagacacagaccctttgtttttctccctcctcccagcttttgaaagtatcttgtctcctcattggtcattttggtcaggtgccagcgagtttatctttagcttcttaaccctttcaggtgagaggatttttccactggccaggagggattttaaagggttttacccttccctttatttttatgacagctcagcacaaaaataaacataagtacataagaatggccctactgggtcagaccaaaggtccatctaacccagtattgtgtcttccgacagtggccagtgtcaggtgccccagagggaatgaacagaacagggaatcatccagtgatccatcccctgttgctcattcccagcttctggcaaacagaggctagggacaccttccctgcccattctggctaatagccattgatggacctatcctttatatagctcttttttgaactctattatggtcttggcctttacaagatcctctggcaaggtgttccacaggttgactgtctgTTGTGTggcattttatattatattatattatattttatattttatattacagagtggcattattatattttctttcttcttatcAATCACTTTCCTAGTGGTTCacaacattctgttaactttttggACTATTGTGGCAcatggagcagatgttttcagacaactctCTACCATGAccgcaagatctctttcttgattggtaacagctaatttagaccccatcattttgtatgtgtagttgagATTCTCTTTTCTAATGTGCTTTACTGCTGTCATTTGAATCTTTTAAAAGCCACGGAGGGGATTCTCCTCATGACCTCGTTGTGACACtgtgccccatattcttcatagctGAATGATTCTGATATAATTCTGACATAATTATCATACATTTTGTACGAGATATGTCTTGTCAGGTGTCATTGGagaagttatgatttgctgaaaagGATTATCCTCTTTGTGTGCATGTACCATTTTTGTATgtggagttatgaatattgactatgtatctgtatttcaaatgtagttacaacTGGGTGACGCCCACAaggcaaaatgcttccagtctTGACAATGGATTGTGAAGGACCTATTCAGGGTAATGAACTGGCCTTATCCCTCATCTGATGAGCCTTCCTGAAAACCCTCCAGACTGCGTATGGCTAATCactgctatgactcagcagggCATGCAAAAGCATGTGAAtagaccacatgacactgaattccattttgggtacctgtatGTTTCCACAAATTGGACTGGGAACTGTTTTtggaacaaaggattcccactcGATGTTAATTCTACATAAGGTGGAGTGAGATATCATCTAGTGACTTCCCTCCCCAAACAagagaactcctggaaacacctgcaAGTATGGGGGAGAGACGGCAGCCCGAACAAAATATCCAGATGTAGAAGTTGTTTGATTCCTTTCCCCTGTGTTCTCACCCTGGCAGGGCACACCTACCTAAAATAGCACCATACTGAAATGGCTGCAGGGCAAAGATTGGGGAAATTCCATGGCTGTTCCCTTGTACAATGTGGGATACTGTGTGAGAGGAACGCCAGGTGATTTTGGCCCTGGGAGTGGTGAAGGAATCACACAGTGAGTGTAGAAGTCCCCATGGTACTAATTCTGACTCAGGATAGCACAACCTCTTTTTACATCGATTTCTGAAAGATGTACACACTATTGAAATGTCATGCTTACCCAATCGAAGGAGAAGATGAATTACTAGAACAATTGAGAGTTGCCAGATATATATCCACTTGAGACCTCACAAGAAGACACTGACAAATACTGTTGATGGCAGTATCCTGGGAGAAGAAATCCTTTTTCATGCCCTTTGGCCTATATTAATTTCGGATCACGTCATTTGGCCTTCACAGGGTGGCAGTTACTTCTCACAGCTAATCGACGAAATATTGCTACTGCATGGGTGGTCTGCAGCGCTATGCTGCTACGATCCATTGAAAATGCTTTTTGCTCCCATAGCTTACGGAATCATTTCCCACACACAGTGCAGATGGCAGTATATTACACACAGGAAAGAAGGCCATCATCAGTTGTTAAGCTGTGTAggaggaagagggcctgaaaTATAATCCCTTGTAGTCGAGGCCTGGTGTGAGGCCTGAGACCTGGGTTAAAGGAGTCAAAACTTTGCagctataaagcaaagttaagttgtgagcaaggGACAGGCTCGGCTTACAGAATGTGGCAGGAACAGgactgatattgcagaaacacacattcctaagtagtGCTCAGCACAGGAATAAACATGCAAACAGTTTCCAGAAAGCTGATACCAGAACACCTCGATGCCAAAcccattccccaaagataacaggaagaCACTGACCCATCTGAAGGATAATGTTAGGAGAACGGCATAATGGATAGAGATATTTGAGGAAACCAATATGTACAAGGAATGGATGGCACCTGGACACATCAATGGGTGGCACGTCAATACACTAGAGGGTGGTACCCTGATACATCAGGAGTAATACTTAACTTGTTTGCATCTATgcataaagatgtatctcagaggcaATGTCTTTCTCTGAATGAGGAGAGAAtagaaagtcccgccattcatgTAGCCAGTCCATTGTTTTGGCATACATGTGTTCGTGTACCTGTAACCCTGATCTGGGGAATTAGCAAAGTGCCTCGTTCACAATAAAACTGACCAAGTTCCTTTACTGACAACCGACTCTGTGGATTTATTGGGCAGTTCAATTGGAGCCTGCTCTGTGGGCTATCTGGCCAAAGTCAGTACAGGAGGCAGAAAAAAGAAACTCACACAGCCAAACATCTGTCAGCAGGCTGAACAATTTGGAAGACTCAGTTTGTCCTGACAACCTGAGCCTCTGGGATCAGAGAATCATTTCTTTACTCCCGAGGGAGGCTCTCCAGCTGAAGTTCTCTATTGTCTATTTTCTGCTCCTCCTGCTGTTCACGGAGCTGAGGGAATTGTCTGGGAATCCTGGCCAACCTGAAAGTCCTCAGAGACTGTTCAGGGGAATCATAAAGGTTGGTGTTCAGCACGGCAAGTGTCAGACGTGAGATTCATATACTGATTCTCAGGACTCTGCCTTCCTGGTGCAGTAAGGAGATATCCTCTCTCTGCAGAGTGGCATTTCGGTGAGTTGCCTTTTTCTGTATTTAAGTTAGTCCTGAGGGCTCAAGAAAGGTTCCAGGGTTCATGTCTAGAACCATCTGGGCAGGAATTCAGCAGCAAGTTGACTTGAACTCTTCAggattgtcaggtttcagagtggttgCTGTgatagtctgtgtcagcaaaaataacgatgacatgtacattggccaaaccggacagtctctacacaaaagaataaatggaaacaaatctgacatcaggaatcataacattcaaaaaccagtcggagaacacttcagtatctctggtcactcaataacagacctaaaattggcaattcttcaacaaaaatacttgaaaaacagactccaacatgaagctgcagaaccggaattaatttgcaaactggataccatccgATTAGGCCTGAACAGAggctgggagtggttgggtcatttcGAAACCTAcatttaatttccccaatacAAATTTCTCCCTCCTGTTACTCatgccttcttgtcaactatctgtAACGGGCCATTCTCTCACCACTTCAAAAGGTAATTTTCCTCCCTTGTTATCCttctgttaattgatttatcttgttagacttacctcacacttggtaaagcgacccccatcctttcatgtatttatacctcctccatagaatcatagaatcatagaatatcagggttggaagggaccttatgAGGCTCTTCCctaataggtcatgttttctcgaCATTCcttcatttctgttgctcttctctggactctctgcaatttgtccatatccttcctgaaatgtggtacccacaACAGCACACAATACTGCAGTTGAGGCcgaatcagcacagagtagagcagaagaattacttctcgtgtcttgcttacaacactcctgctaacacatcccaaaatgatgttcgctttttttgcaacagtgttacattgttgactcatatttagcttgacgtccaccatgacccctagatccctttccgcagtactccttcctagttAGTCATTTCCCATGTTggatgtgtgcaactgattgttccttcctaagtggagtactttgcatttgtgcttattgaatttcatcctatttacttcagaccatttctcctttaCCACATTTCAGTTTAATTGAATGTCCTCTTGATCTTGTTttatgagacagggagacacATTCTCAATCCACTCTCTATGAGTCAGTATTTTATAGACTTTTCTCATGTCCCCTTTAATTGATCTCCTTTGTAAGgaaacaatcccagtctttttcacCTCTCACTGTATGACAGTTTCCACAAACCCTTCGGCATTCTTGTTGCCCTTGCCTGAGCCCCGCTAATTCTGCAATATCATGTGTGAGAAGGGTGCCCAGTACTACACAGAGGTGTCCAGAGGAGGGTGAAACATTTACTGACTGATCGAATGACATTGTTTTTTCTATATGAGTCCCAATCCCAGTCCTCCTGGATTCcaaagttttgtttattttctgtcaAACCTTGCACTTTGAGCAGGCTTTCACAGAGCTGTGTACCATGACACGCAGATCCATGTCCTGAGTTCATACAGTTTAATTAGAACCTTGTTATGTGTTTGATGAGTTCAAGCTTTTCCCTCCAATGTGCATACACATTTCAGTTATtgacatctgtcataaatataaagggaagggtaaacccctttaaaatccctcctggccagaggaaaaatcctctcacctgtaaagggttaagaagctaaaggtaaccttgctggcacctgaccaaaatgacaaatgaggagacaagatattttcaaaagctgggaggagggagagaaacaaagggtctgtggctgtctgtattctgcttttgccggggatagactaggaatggagttttagaacttttagtaagtaatccagctaggtatgtgttagattatgatttctttaaatgactgagaaaagagttgtgctgaatagaatgattattcctgtctgtgtaccttttttgtaacttaaggttttgcctagagggattctctatgttttgaatgtaattaccctgtaaggtatctaccatcctgattttacagaggtgattcctttacttctattaaaagtcttcttgtaagaaaactgaatgctttttccttgttctcagatccaagggtttgggtctgtggtcacttatgcaaattggtgaggatttttaccaaaccttccccaggaagtggggtgcaagtgttgggaggattttgggggtaaAGACGTGtgcaaactacatttcccagtaaacccagttaaagtttggtggtggcagtggaaatccaggggcaaaggataaaactaatttgtaccttggggaagttttaacctaagctggtaaaagtaagcttagtaggttttcatgcaggtccccacatctgtaccctagagttcagagtggggaaggaaccttgacaacatccaAGTTCATCTGCTATCGTGCCACCCATTGACCAGGCTTGGTCAGCTCTCTCTGAGGACTTCTGTGGACTTGACTATCACCTAAATAACATGGTGCCATTtgtaaatgttgccacctcacttaTCACCCCCCTTTCTAGATTGGTAAGAACTATAAACTGTTTGCTTTACTATGTGTTATAAAGTGTGTAACCCCCGTCACTGTTCTTCTCTCCCTTCACAGGCACATTGAGCATTTCTGAGCCTGATGTGCACATCAACCAAGTCATGGCAGTTTTCAATCTCACCCCGTCTGACGGTTCAACATTCATGCTTATGGGTATCCCTGGCCTGGAGGCTGCCCACGTCtggatttccatccctttctctaTGTTCTACATTATCAGCCTGTTGGGAAATTTCATGGTTCTGTTTGTTGTAGGTAAAGAGCAGACCCTACACAAGCCGATGtacctgctgctctgcatgctggcacTCACAGACATCAGCATGTCTAGCTCTGTCATACCAAAGGCACTGTGTATATTTTGGTTCAAATTGGAAGTTATTTCGGTGGGTGGCTGTCTCACCCAGATGTTCTTCTTTCACACGGGGACTGGGATGCACTCAGCCATCCTTGTGACAATGGCCATCGATCGCTATGttgccatatgtaaccctctgagatatgCCACCATCCTCACCAACGAAAGAATAGCTAAGCTAGGGCTAGTGTGTTTAATGAGAGCTGTTCTCTTTGCTCTGCCCCTAcccctgctcctgagcaggcAGACATTCTGTGCCAACCGCATTATCCCCCATACCTACTGCGACCACATGGCTGTGGCAAAGATGTCATGTGGGGACATCACAGTGAACAGGATGTATGGCTTGGTGATATCATTTGTCATCAACTTGTTAGACCTGACACTCATTGCCCTCTCCTACGATCTGATCATCAGGGCTGTCCTCAGAATCTCCTCCAAGAAAGCCCACCAGAAAGCCCTCAACACCTGCACAGCACACATCTGTGTGATGATGATGTCTTATCCTTCCGTCCTCTTCTCCACTGTGACACACCGGTATGGTCAGGGCATCGCTCCCCACATTCACATCATCATGGCTAACCTctatttcctcctccccaccacactcAACCCCATCATTTATGGGGCCAAAACCAAAGAGCTTCGTGAGAAATTGGGCAAATACACCTGCAGAATGTACTCACTTGGGGGCCACTGACTTTAAACCTGCATGATGAGAGGGGGAAAGGATACTTCCTTGTCAACCAAGGGCGTTCTGTCCCAGTTTGTCTGAGCTTCTCATTTTGTGGAAGTTCAGAGTCTGAGAAGCATCTCACACCTAACCTCTTATCATTCCATCACCAAGCACTGCTCTCTCCACTTCTGAGTTCCCTCTTTCTGaccatcacctgatccctttCAGTGTCACGcatccacccccacctccacatACCGTATCACTCGGCCTTTCAGTGACATCCAGACCTCTAGAAGATACTGCATCTTTCTGAAGCAAGGTGACTTTCCATTAGACCCTGTGCGAACAGACTTCTTGATCACCTTGAAAAACTGAAGGTACGCTTTCTGATAGACGAAGACAAAGGAAGCAACTACAATACTGAACTTCTTTATCACATGTACAATGATCCAGTGAACAAAATTTGCCTTATTTTCCTATGTCCAATTCTTCAGGAAGCCTGGAGGACAAACTAAAAGTTTCCACTGGATAGTTCTAATACAGGAAAGGTGCTGCAAGAATTGAAGACATTCTACTAGTGCTTATTGGTGAGCGTTGTGAAACTGTGTTTTTGAGAACTGCATTGTGTTACCCTGGATTTCAGGGATGTGTACCCCAGAATATGATCAAGCCAATTGTAACCATAAGATGTGCACTCAGCCAcaatgaattaataaaatagaacattACATACTTTGGGGTTAATTTTAAAGCAGGATTTTAGATGCAAAGTAAACATTTAGCTgtcagtttctgctaatcagaatggaaGGATTGGACTTATGAGACAAGTAAATAAGTGAGAAATAAAGTTCATTGAAACTTAGGAAAAGTGATGATTGAGTAGAGGTCactatgacctatgtgttttgtagaagttgaAAAAGTTTAGATAATACAGTGTATGGAGCaatcctctgaagccatcttgagaaATGTTTTTCGTGAAATCCTTTCTTCCCTGCTGGTGAGCAACTCGCCACTGAGAACCTGCTGTCGTTTGTTAAATAGTGTTGCAGatgttaggtaaatatctgggaaGTTCTAAACCTGTAATAAAgactgtagtagatagaggctggtctAATGTCTGTGTGTGCCTAAAAATTGAATAAACTGCAGTTTTAGACAAGAGCATgcttacttgcatttaatccttgatcagacagaatttctgtgtttccattgatttattcctgacaccgccTGGCATGAAATAGTTAGGTTGCCCCTGCTGGGGGTTCTGAACAACTTGGGTAATGGAGTGCTGTGTTAAACTGCAATATCGCCTTGGAGTCCAATAACTTTCCGCTTTGCGCAGTCGATTTTGAAGTTGCTTTCAATTGGAACTTTCAAAATACACACTAACCATTCCCATTGTCCAAGACATCAAAAATAGGTGTCAAGATTTCATCTTGGAGTTTGTGAAACAGatgaaacagaaaaggaggacttgtggcaccttagagactaacaaatttatttgagcataagctttctaaaCAGAGATTGCAacctgtcacaaatataaagggaagggtgaagagttcatgtagcgttcatgcacctggaaacagtcagggcacaccctgactgttgtataggagcaatgcacacattgctctgctctgtccaaggacatggaccatggaaacatggaccatctgggaagtcaaaataaggacatcaatCGTGTGAAGCTTCCTCGGCctaggctcaaggcctgagaataaagactgtagtagatagaggctggtaaataagaatattaatcaaagtcatattattgtCTGAgcttgtctagttggcagctggtgtcaagtggagtgccccaagggtcggtcctggggccggttttgttcaatatcttcataaatgatctggaggatggtgtggattgcactctcagctaATTTGcgggtgatactaaactgggaggagtggtagatacgctggaggggagggataggatacagaaggacctagacaaattggaggattgggccaaaagaaatctgatgaggttcaataaggataagtgcagggtcctccacttaggatagaagaatccaatgcaccgctacagactagggaccgaatggctaggcagcagttctgcagaaaaggacctaggggtgacagtggacgagaagctggatatgagtcagcagtgtgcccttgttgccaagaaggccaatggcattttgggatgtataagtaggggcatagcgagcagatcgagggacgtgatcgttcccctctattcgacattggtgaggcctcatctggagtactgtgtccagttttgggccccacactacaagaaggatgtggataaattggagagagtccagcaaagggcaacaaaaattattaggggtctagaacacatgacttatgaggagaggctgagggagctgggattgtttagtctgcagaagagaagaatgaggggggatttgatagctgctttcaactacctgaaagggggttccaaagaggatggctctagactgttctcaatggtagcagatgacagaacgatgagtaatggtctcaagttgcagtgggggaggtttagattggatattaggaaaaactttttcactaagagggtggtgaaacactggaatgcgttacctagggaggtggtagaatctccttccttagaggtttttaaggtcaggcttgacaaagccctggctgggatgatttaactgggaattggtcctgcttcgagcagtgggttggactagatgaccttcaggggtcccttccaaccctgatattctatgattctatgatttcctttgttgatgccttttgcggtcggagtatgtaatgcgcaggggggagagaaataaaagagaggtggaaaagctgacagagAAGAACCCCGTCAGCAGACCAGCcacttgcttgcctaaagccgtgtcctgtcttgtattgaaccgccacaggAAGGgtaaaacacctttaaatccctcctggccagagggaaaaaccctttcacctgtaaagggttaagaagctaagacaacctcgctggcacctgaccaaaatgaccaatgaggagacaagatactttcaaagcaggaggggggtgtgtgtggaaacacagggttctctctgtctgtgtggttttttttgctgggaccagagcagaaatgcaggtcagaactcctgtaaagagtcagTAAGCactcta is a genomic window of Lepidochelys kempii isolate rLepKem1 chromosome 1, rLepKem1.hap2, whole genome shotgun sequence containing:
- the LOC140918113 gene encoding olfactory receptor 52N4-like produces the protein MAVFNLTPSDGSTFMLMGIPGLEAAHVWISIPFSMFYIISLLGNFMVLFVVGKEQTLHKPMYLLLCMLALTDISMSSSVIPKALCIFWFKLEVISVGGCLTQMFFFHTGTGMHSAILVTMAIDRYVAICNPLRYATILTNERIAKLGLVCLMRAVLFALPLPLLLSRQTFCANRIIPHTYCDHMAVAKMSCGDITVNRMYGLVISFVINLLDLTLIALSYDLIIRAVLRISSKKAHQKALNTCTAHICVMMMSYPSVLFSTVTHRYGQGIAPHIHIIMANLYFLLPTTLNPIIYGAKTKELREKLGKYTCRMYSLGGH